From a region of the Alnus glutinosa chromosome 1, dhAlnGlut1.1, whole genome shotgun sequence genome:
- the LOC133878479 gene encoding plant UBX domain-containing protein 7 → MEEVLSATEKQSMVSSFLEIAVGQTADTATQFLQATSWSLDEAIQLFYVGNESGQVVTSSQSPPAEDTDYLAYQNTGNLERDTVNENVGQNDGDEVRPPLPVIREALYDDAMLYGASRMGYASRAPSSSIAFRNFDEEMKRPEVWESDLAASSTLDNPRDNLASLYRPPFHLMLPGPFEKAKDAASVQDKWLLVNLQSTKEFSSHMLNRDTWANEAVSQTIGTNFIFWQVYDDTTEGRKVCTYYKLDSIPVVLVIDPITGQKMRSWCGMVQPERLLEDLLPFMDGGPKDHHITLSNKRPRESSLTSRQKSKDETNEDEEMLRAVAASMESIKDSSGVATKDKDETVAGEEETFSTKKPTYPPLPEEPKGDRNLLCRVGFRLPDGRRVQRNFFRTDPVQLLWSFCYYQLEEAETRQFRLTQAIPGASKSLDYDSQSTFAESGLANSMISVTWD, encoded by the exons ATGGAGGAGGTGCTCTCCGCGACTGAGAAGCAGAGCATGGTCTCGTCCTTCTTAGAGATCGCCGTTGGCCAGACTGCCGATACCGCCACACAGTTCTTGCAG GCCACAAGTTGGAGCCTTGACGAAGCTATTCAGCTATTCTATGTGGGTAATGAAAGTGGGCAAGTGGTTACATCTTCACAATCTCCTCCGGCAGAAGATACGGATTATTTGGCTTATCAAAATACTGG TAATTTGGAAAGGGACACGGTAAATGAAAATGTTGGACAAAATGATGGAGATGAAGTGCGCCCTCCTTTACCTGTTATAAGGGAGGCTCTTTATGATGATGCAATGTTGTATGg AGCATCAAGGATGGGATATGCATCTCGTGCACCAAGTTCATCAATTGCATTCCGTAATTTTGATGAGGAAATGAAAAGGCCTGAGGTTTGGGAATCGGACCTGGCCGCTTCATCTACATTAGATAATCCTCGAGATAATCTTGCTTCTTTATATCGTCCTCCCTTTCATCTGATGTTACCTGGGCCCTTTGAAAAG GCAAAAGATGCTGCTTCTGTCCAGGACAAATGGCTCCTTGTTAACTTGCAATCAACCAAGGAGTTCAGCTCTCATATG CTTAATCGGGATACATGGGCAAATGAAGCTGTTTCTCAAACTATTGGtaccaattttattttctggCAG GTGTATGATGATACAACTGAAGGCAGAAAGGTTTGCACATATTATAAATTGGATTCCATTCCTGTAGTGCTTGTCATTGACCCCATAACTGGTCAGAAAATGCGCTCCTGGTGTGGAATGGTTCAACCTGAGCGATTGCTGGAG GATCTGTTACCTTTCATGGATGGTGGCCCAAAGGATCATCACATAACTCTGTCTAACAAACGTCCAAGAGAAAGTTCTTTGACTTCTCGACAAAAAAGTAAAG ATGAAACAAATGAAGATGAGGAAATGCTACGAGCAGTGGCAGCTTCTATGGAAAGCATTAAAGACTCAAGTGGGGTGGCTACTAAAGACAAAGATGAAACTGTTGCTGGGGAGGAAGAAACATTCTCTACTAAGAAGCCGACATATCCACCTCTACCTGAAGAACCCAAGGGTGACAGGAACCTCCTTTGCAGGGTTGGATTCCGTCTTCCGGATGGACGCAGAGTCCAGCGAAATTTCTTCCGCACTGATCCAGTACAG CTGCTGTGGTCGTTTTGCTATTATCAACTAGAAGAAGCTGAGACAAGGCAATTTCGCTTGACACAAGCAATCCCAGGAGCATCAAAGTCTCTGGATTATGATAGCCAATCAACCTTTGCGGAGTCGGGGTTGGCCAATTCTATGATCTCAGTTACTTGGGACTGA